CGTACACCACAGCATTGGGGGACAGACCGCCGACATCCATATCCAGCGGTGCTTGCCCGGTCATACCCAGTGATGTTGTGTTGACCAGCAAATCCGTATCCGCCAGCGCGCCGCCGCGTTTTTCCCAATCCACAATCAACACGCGCCCATCATCATCCAGATCATTGGCCACCGCCACCGCGCGTTCGCGTGTGCGGTTGATCAGCGTGATCCATTCAAAATCTTCGCGCAATAACGCATACAGCACAGCCCGCGCCGCGCCGCCCGCCCCAAGAACAACCGCGTGTTTGCCGGATAAATGAAAATCAGGCACCGACGATTTCAGGTGATTGATAAACCCATCCACATCGGTGTTGTGCCCGTGCAAACGGCCACGATTGTCGATGGTCACGGTGTTGACCGCGCCCACCGCCTGCGCCGTGTCATCCAGATCATCGCACAAAAATGCAATTTCTTCCTTGTGCGGCAGGGTCACATTGAACCCGACATAGCCATCATCCACCAGCGCGCGCACGCGGGTCGACAAGTCATCGGGCGCGATATCAATGGCGGTATAGGTCCCGTCAATCCGGTATTGTTGCAACCAATGCGTATGGATCACAGGGGACAAAGAGTGCGATACCGGATGGCCGATCAAGCCCGTCTTGCGCGTCATGACAACAGCTCCGGCTGATCCTTGTGCCCCAATTTTCGTTGCAGCAACAATTGAATTTCCGCCGATGTTTCCTCGACCGAACGGCGCGTCACATCAATCACCGGCCAACCATGGGCGGAGAAAAATTTGCGCGCGACGCGAATTTCTTCCTCAACACGGTCAATGTCCAGATAGGTATTTTCGGTGTAATGCGGATTCATGTCCTCCGCCCTCAATCGATTGCGGCGCAAAGCCACCAGACGATCCGGCGTTTCGGTCAGGCCAACGATCAATGGCCCATCATGCGATGAATCCTTTAATTTCAGTACTTTTTCAGGGAAGGGCAGATCGGGGACAAAGGGAATATTCGCCGCGCGAATGCCGCGCCGAGCAAGGAAAATGCAGGTCGGTGTTTTCGATGTGCGCGATACGCCGACCAGAATAACATCCGCCTCCTCGATCCCGTCCAGATTTTGCCCATCATCAAACGACAGCGCAAAATCCACCGCATCAATCCGTTTGAAATACGCCGCGTCCAGCGCGTGCTGCAACCCCGGCACGCCCTTTGGCGCAACCCCCAGATAAGACGATAACCCTTTAATAATCGGGTCCAGCACAGGCATGCAGGGCAGGCCCAAATCATGCACGGCGCGTTGCAGCGTTTTGCGCAAATGTTTATCGACCATGGTGAACAACACCGGCCCCGGATTTTCGGCAATTTCCGCGATCACGCGTTCAAGCTGTTTATCCGTCCGCACCATCGGCCAGAACCGCTCCACCGCCTCAACCTCTTCAAACTGGGACAAGCAGGCGCGCGCCAGCCCCTGCAATGTCGTGCCGGTGGCGTCAGAAACCAGATGAATATAAAACGGCGCATCGGCGCGATGGTGTTTCATCCCGCTATGGTAGCAGTTTTCAGTCGTTGGAAAAGGCCCTACCCGCGCGGTGTCGCCGGACGAACCAGATCCCCCTCGGGGAAGATCAGGCGGGCCAGATCGGCGTCGCGGAACGGGACGTTGTTCACCATGACCACTTCCATGTCGTACATGATGTGGAACAGGTGGGTTTGGTTGATTGGGTCGCTGAGGCCCGCGAAGAACGGGTCTTTCAGGATGCCATCGCCCAGACCGGACAAATACGCGGTGCCGTCGGGCAGGATGGCCAGGCCTTCGATCACCGCCGGGGTGACCTTGTCCGCGCCGAAGGACGGGGTGATATCATCGTTGAGGAAGACATCATCCAGAACTTCCAATGTTTCATGGTCGCTGGCATCCACGCGGGCCGTATCGGCATACCATTGGCGGAAGGTGTAGGCGAGCACGGCGCCATTGAACAAGGCGCCCGGATCGCGTTCCAGGAAACGGGTGAAAATGGTGGCCATATCGCCCTCTTCTGACCCCAGAATATGGCGCCAGATTTCGGCGAAGCCTGCCCCGCGCAATTCCCAGCCGGCCAGAATGGTGACGGTGTCGCAATCGGCCGCGCGCACGCGTTCCAGCATCAGATATTGGTCGGGCGCAAAATCTTCTTCCGATCCGTCCAGACGGTTTTCATGCCAGACGTCGCGCAAAGCACGGATAAAGGTGGTCAGCAACGCATTGCGGAAGAACGCCGAGCGGCCCAGCGCATCGACATTCATGCCAAAACGATCAATCAGGATCAGACGTTCGGCCACATCGATGTAATAGCCTTCGCGGCCCAGATGATCGAGCCCAACGGACCAGCCATGATCTTCGGCATCCAGCATCAGGGCGCGCACCAGCGGACTTTCCCCCGCCATCATCGCGCACCAGGTCAGAACATCGCGGTCGGTTTTAAAGGCGAACGGGCGTTCCTGAACGCCGTCAATATCGGATTGATCGGCTTCGGCCAGAATGGCGGCCAGCGGCCAGAAGCACGGCATCATCCGCACGGACGGCACGGCATTCGGGCCGGACAGCAAGGTCACGGCATCGCCCGTGGAATGGGTCAGATCATAAACATGGGGATGGGCCACATCGCGGTTGAGATCGCGGCCATGCAGGCGTTTCAGATGGGTTTTGCGCGTTAAACGCTCGGACTTC
The window above is part of the Micavibrio aeruginosavorus ARL-13 genome. Proteins encoded here:
- a CDS encoding pyruvate, water dikinase regulatory protein, encoding MKHHRADAPFYIHLVSDATGTTLQGLARACLSQFEEVEAVERFWPMVRTDKQLERVIAEIAENPGPVLFTMVDKHLRKTLQRAVHDLGLPCMPVLDPIIKGLSSYLGVAPKGVPGLQHALDAAYFKRIDAVDFALSFDDGQNLDGIEEADVILVGVSRTSKTPTCIFLARRGIRAANIPFVPDLPFPEKVLKLKDSSHDGPLIVGLTETPDRLVALRRNRLRAEDMNPHYTENTYLDIDRVEEEIRVARKFFSAHGWPVIDVTRRSVEETSAEIQLLLQRKLGHKDQPELLS
- a CDS encoding shikimate dehydrogenase produces the protein MTRKTGLIGHPVSHSLSPVIHTHWLQQYRIDGTYTAIDIAPDDLSTRVRALVDDGYVGFNVTLPHKEEIAFLCDDLDDTAQAVGAVNTVTIDNRGRLHGHNTDVDGFINHLKSSVPDFHLSGKHAVVLGAGGAARAVLYALLREDFEWITLINRTRERAVAVANDLDDDGRVLIVDWEKRGGALADTDLLVNTTSLGMTGQAPLDMDVGGLSPNAVVYDIVYRPLMTPLLQQAKMRGNTIVTGLGMLLHQARPAFDAWYGVMPHVDDELESIVMERLVGS
- a CDS encoding DUF6782 family putative metallopeptidase translates to MKSERLTRKTHLKRLHGRDLNRDVAHPHVYDLTHSTGDAVTLLSGPNAVPSVRMMPCFWPLAAILAEADQSDIDGVQERPFAFKTDRDVLTWCAMMAGESPLVRALMLDAEDHGWSVGLDHLGREGYYIDVAERLILIDRFGMNVDALGRSAFFRNALLTTFIRALRDVWHENRLDGSEEDFAPDQYLMLERVRAADCDTVTILAGWELRGAGFAEIWRHILGSEEGDMATIFTRFLERDPGALFNGAVLAYTFRQWYADTARVDASDHETLEVLDDVFLNDDITPSFGADKVTPAVIEGLAILPDGTAYLSGLGDGILKDPFFAGLSDPINQTHLFHIMYDMEVVMVNNVPFRDADLARLIFPEGDLVRPATPRG